Genomic window (Oscillospiraceae bacterium):
TTGCGATATTTACATAGTAACCCCCTTGTCCCAGTTATTGGAATTAGGGTTCATAAGAAGCCAAAAGGGACGGTTGTAGTGGAACATTTGTTTACAAATATAACAGAACTTTGTGGCTGCGAAAACATCGGGGATTATCAAAAATATGTTGATAATTTAACTCGTTTGGGATTAGTAAATATACCACAAGATGAGTGCTTGTCGGATAAAAGAAAGTATGAAACTCTAACCAATCATCCATATATACTCAGAAGAAAGAGTGAACTTGAAATATTAGAGAGTGTATCAAAAGTCGATTTTGTAGAGGGACATATAGAATTGACTCATTTAGGAACGAGCTTTTGTTCGATTTGTCTTGAAACTCATAGAACAGTTGTTGGTGATGTTGAGAAAGGAAAACACAAATGACAAACTTTGATTTCTTAAAATCTGATCCGCAATTTGCCACATTTAGCGATGTGGCTATTTCTGCTGAAAAGATATTGAATATTGATGTGGCAGCATCCGTAGTGAACTGCCGCAGAGCGATGGAATTTGCGGTAAAATGGATGTATTCTGTTGATAAGGATTTGGAAATGCCTTATGACACCACCTTGGTAGCACTTATGAGTACCGAGGAATTTCGTGATGTCGTTGGTAGTGACCTGCTATTTCGAATGACCTATATCCGTAAGCGTGGAAACGAAGCGGCACATTCGGGAAATAAAGTTACACTTGAACAAGCAAAGCTGTGCGTAGAAAATCTCTACATATTTATGGACTTTGTGGCTTGTTGTTACTCGGAAAAATATAATGAGATTATAACACCATTTGATAAAGCACTTCTTGAAAAACCAGGTGAAGATGTTCCTGACAAGCAAAAGGAACTTGATTTTGAGAAATTAGTTGCTGAAAATAAGGCATTAAAAGATGAACTTACTGCAAGACGTACCGAACAGCAACAGACTTATGTTCCAAAGCCTCTTGATTTATCTGAATTTAAGACAAGAAAAATATACATAGACACAATGCTACAAGATGCAGGTTGGGTAGAAAATGACACATGGGAGAATGAAGTTGAACTTCCAGGAATGCCGAACAAGTCAGAAGTTGGATATGCTGACTATGTTCTATATGATGACACTCACAAGCCTTTAGCTGTTATTGAAGCAAAGAAAACTTGTGTTGATGTATCAAAAGGCAGACAGCAGGCAAAACTTTATGCAGACATTTTAGAAAAGCAATATGGCAGACGACCTGTAATATTCTTAACTAACGGATTTGAAACAAGGATTGATGATGGTAGATATCCCGAAAGAAAAGTTGCAACCATATATTCAAAACGTGATTTGGAAAAGATGTTCAATCTTCGTAAGACAAGGACAAGCCTTAAAAATGCGATGGTTGATAAAAATATTGCAGGGCGTTATTATCAGGAAGGTGCTATCAAAGCAGTTTGCGATTCATTGGATATTAAAAACCGAAGAAAAGCACTTTTAGTTATGGCAACCGGTTCAGGGAAAACAAGAACTGTTATCGCACTTTGCAAGGTGCTGGCTGAACATAACTGGATTAAAAATATCCTATTCCTTGCCGACAGAAATTCTTTAGTAACACAGGCAAAGCGTGCTTTTGTAAATTTGTATAAAGATTTATCTGTTACAAATTTATGTGAAGAAAAAGATAATTTTTCAGCACGATGTGTATTTTCAACCTATCAGACTATGTACAACTGCATAGATGAAATAAAGGATGATGAGGGCAAACTTTTTACAAGTGGTCATTTTGACTTAGTTATTTGTGATGAAGCACATCGTTCTATTTATAACAAATACAGAGATATATTTAATTATTTTGATGCTCCTTTGGTTGGTCTTACTGCTACACCGAAAGATGAAATTGACAAGAATACCTATGAAATTTTTGAACTTGAAAATGGTGTGCCTACTTATGGATATGAACTTGCTGAAGCGGTAAAAGACGGATATCTGGTTGATTATATTTCCATTGAAACAAAACTTAAATTTTTAGAAGAAGGTATCTCATATAATGAGTTATCCGATGAAGAAAAAGAAGAATATGAAAACAAGTTTACCGATGAGAACGGGGAATTACCTGACCATATTAATAATACGGCGCTTAATGAATGGATATTTAATGAGGACACTATTAAACAGGTGCTTCACACCTTAATGACAGACGGTATAAAGGTAAATTACGGAGAAACTTTAGGCAAAACCATCATATTTGCAAAGAACCACGACCATGCCGAGAAAATATTTGAAGTATTCGGTAAAGAGTATCCTCATTTAGTAGGATATGCAAAGGTTATTGATAACTATATAAAATACGCACAAAGTGCCATTGACGAATTTTCAGAGGGTGACAAGCTGCCAAGAATTGCAATTTCGGTTGATATGCTTGATACCGGTATTGATGTTCCTGAAGTATTAAACCTTGTATTCTTTAAAAAGGTTATGAGCAAGGCAAAATTCTGGCAGATGATAGGAAGGGGAACGCGACTTTGTCCTAATCTTTTAGATGGTGAGGATAAAAAGAAATTCTATATATTTGATTTTTGTAATAACTTTGCTTTCTTTAGAATGCATAAAGGAAAGCCTACAGCAAATCAGCTTGCCCTACAGGGAGCAATATTCAACTTAAAAGCACAAATTGCGTTTAAGCTACAAGACATTGCATATCAAACAAAGGATTTGATTGCTTTCAGAAAATCATTAATTGATGAAATGGTAGCAAAGGTTCAGGAACTCAATAAAGATAATTTTGCAGTTAAACAACACTTAAAATATGTTGAACTTTATGCAAATAAAGAAAATTATAATGCACTTACTTACGAAGATACGCTTATTATGGGTGAAGAACTTGCACCGCTTATCAATCCTGATGAAGATGAGGTAAGTGCAGTTCGTTTTGATGCGCTTATGTACGGAATTGAACTTGCGTATCTTATAGGGAAAAAATATACACGCGCAAGAAAAGATCTGGCTAAAAAAGTTGCCGCTATTGCAAGCGTTGCCAATATTCCTGAAATAGCTGCCAAATCGGAACTTATTGATAAAATCCTCAATACTGATTATGTAGAAAATTCAGGTATTAACGAATTTGAATATATAAGAACATCACTTCGTGATTTGATGAAATATATTCCAATTATTGACAGAACAACATATACAACCCATTTTGTTGATGATATTCTTTCTGTAGAATGGAATGAAGCGGAACTTGAAAGTGATGACCTCAAAAACTACAAAGCGAAAGCGGAATATTATGTAAGAAAACATCAGGATGAAAGCGTGATTGCGAAATTGAAAAGCAATATACCTCTTACAAAAGATGATATTTTGATGCTTGAAAAAATTTTGTGGAATGAGGTCGGTACAAAGGATGAATATACTGCTGAATATGGAGAAAAACCGCTTGGCGAATTTGTCCGTGAAATTGTAGGACTCGATATGAATGCCGCAAAAGAAGCGTTTTCTGAATTTCTTAATAATGCAAATCTTGATTCAAGACAGATTTATTTTGTAAATCAGATTGTAGAATATATTGTTCACAACGGAATGATGAAAGATTTATCTGTTTTACAGGATTCTCCATTTACCGACAGAGGAAGTGTAGTCGAAGTGTTTACCGATTTGTCAGTATGGGCGAGAATACGCAAAGTTATCGAAAGTATCAATATGAATGCAGCAGCTTAAAAATCAAAAAATCCTCTTGCCAAATAAAAAGGCAAAGAGGATTTTTGAAATTATCCTTTAATCTTTGAGAGAATTTGTTTTTCGTTATTTTTTGAAAAGTTACTCAAAGAATATGAGCGTACTCTTTCTTTTATGATATTGGGTATTAAAAAACCATTTGAAGTTAATTTCGCGCAGCGATTTATAATGGTTTTATTTGTACATCCAAGTTTTTTACTTACTTCTATAGGTGTAAATTCGAACATACGACTTTCAATAAGATACGCCAGGAAATCTTTTTCCTTTGTATTAAGATATGACAAACTACCATCCAGTTTGTCATCGGCAGATGCTTTTGACAGTTCGCACACCTTGCCGGAATACAGTTCCATCATACGAAGAAAATAGTTTATCCAGATTTCCGGGTGCGGTGGATTATCTCTGCCGGAATAATAAAGTGCCGGTAACCCCATTTGCAGCGATGAATAGTATTCATCAGAATTATATGCAAAATATTCTTCCAAAGAACCAATTCCGTTAAATCCATAACCATATAAATCAAGTAGATAGCCTGATATCAATCTTGCGGTACGACCGTTACCATCTTCAAAAGGATGTATTGTGACCAATTGATAATGGACAACTGCAGCAATAATAAGTGGGTGATCATCGGTTGTATTTACATATTCTACAAGTTCATCAAGAAGTGTGGGGATTTCTGTGTGTTGAGGAGGTATATATTCAGGTGCACCACTTTCTGAATCATACACTGCAAATAACATTCCTGCCGGCATTGCACCGCGAATACCAATTTTTTCTTTTGATGCTCCCTTTTCAACCATTTCTTGAACTTCCAATATAAGTTCCTTTGAAAAAGGGGTTTTTGTTTTAAGTTTTTCTTCAAGTAGATTAAGGGCAAGAAAATAATTTCTAATCTCTTGCTCAGGTTTTAAAAAATGCTTATGTTTATCTCGTTCCATTACCTCGTATGCTTGCGTCTCGGTTAGAGGATTTCCTTCAATTTTGTTTGAAGCATATGAACTTTTCTTTTTAGAATTTTTCCTGAGCCTGTTTTTTATTAATTGCGGTAATTCGATTGTTCTGATGAAAAAACGATTTTCGTCAATAGTAGATATCTTTTTTAAGATATCATTTGTTATAGAAACCTTTATCATAAAATCATCCTTTTTATTTATTACTAATTATAGTATATCATATTAAAAATAAAACTTCCACTATTTTTTCACTATTTTTACACTATTTTTCGTTTTTAAAATATAGAAATAATTGTTTTTTGCATTGATAATAAATTTATGACATACTTTTAAATTTACCTCTTGTTAATTTTTATAAAAAGTGTTAAAATAATACTAATATATTATTATAATGGATAAGGATGGTCAAAATGAAAGAAAAATTCTATATAACAACCGCCATAGCGTATGCTTCAAGAAAACCGCATATAGGTAACACCTATGAAATTGTGTTGTCCGATGCGATAGCAAGATATAAAAGAATGTTAGGCTATGACGTATATTTTTTGACAGGGACTGACGAGCATGGTCAAAAAATTCAGTTAGAAGCCGAAAAGCAGGGAATTAACCCGCAAAAATATGTTGATAATGTTGCAGATGAAATAAAAACTATCTGGGACTTAATGAACACAACCTATGACCAGTTTATAAGAACAACTAATCCTAAGCATAAAGAAACAGTTCAGAAAATATTTAAAAAACTTTATGAAAAAGGGGATATCTATAAAGGCGAGTATGAAGGTCATTATTGCACACCTTGTGAATCCTTCTTTACAAAAACTCAACTTGTTGACGGTAAATGCCCTGACTGCGGAAGGGAAGTAACCTTAACAAAAGAAGAAGCATATTTCTTTAAAATGAGTAAGTATGCAGATAAACTCATTGAATATATAGAAACTCATCCTGACTTTATTGTGCCTGAATCAAGAAAAAAAGAAATGGTTAATAATTTCTTAAAAGCAGGGCTTCAGGACTTATGCGTTTCACGTACATCATTCTCATGGGGTATTCCTGTTACATTTGACGATGGTCATGTTATATATGTATGGATTGATGCACTTTCAAATTATATAACTGCTTTAGGTTACGACCCTGAAAATCCATCCGAACTATTTAATAAAAACTGGCCTTGCGATGTTCATGTTATAGGTAAAGATATTTTAAGATTTCATACTATATACTGGCCGATTATGTTAATGGCTCTTGACCTTCCTATGCCGAAACAGATTTTCGGTCACCCTTGGTTATTATCAGGGGATGATAAAATGAGTAAATCAAAGGGTAATGTTATGTATGCCGATGATTTAGTTCGTCATTTTGGTGTTGACGGAATAAGATTTTATCTTCTTTCGGAAATGCCTTATGCGCAGGACGGAACAATCAGTTATGATAATATAATTGCAAGATATAATTCCGAACTTGCCAATACTTTGGGAAATCTTGTTAACCGTTCAATTGCAATGGTTAATAAGTATTTCGGCGGAGTAGTTACCAAATCTTCTTATGAAGATGAATTTTCTTGCGATTTAAAAGAATGTGCATTAAAAACTGTAAAAAATGTTACTGACAAAATGAATGAATTTAAAGTAAGTGATGCACTTTCTGAAATATTTAACTTACTAAGAAGAAGTAATAAATATATTGACGAAACAACCCCTTGGGTACTTGCAAAAAATGAAGAAGATAAAGATAAACTTAACGCTTGTCTTTATAACTTAATTGAAACAATAAGAATAAGTGCTGTGCTTCTTTCTTCCTTTATGCCTGAAACCTCAGAAAACATTCTTTCTCAGCTTAATGTAAAAGAATATGACTATGAAAGCATTTTAACATTCGGAGCAATTGAAAACGGTCATAAAGTAAGCGAAGGAACTCCGCTTTTTGCAAGAATTGACGAAGCGAAAAAATTAGAAGAAATAGAAAAAGAAATAGATAAAAATTCAGTAAAACTTCCTGAATTTAAGGAAGAAATTGAGTTTTCAGATTTTGAAAAACTTGATTTGCGAGTTGCTAAAGTATTAAATTGTGAAAAGGTTGAAAAAGCAGATAAACTTCTTAAATTTACTTTAGATGTTGGTGGTGCTACACGTACCATTGTTTCAGGTATTGCAAAATTCTATAAACCTGAGGATTTAATAGGTAAAAACGTTGTTATTATTGCTAACTTAAAGCCTGTTAAATTAAGAGGCATAATGTCAGAAGGAATGATTTTATCAACCGATGATAACGGACAGATTAAAATTGTAGAAATCGATAAATCTGTTAATTCAGGTGCGATAGTATGTTAGAATTTTTTGATTCACATGCTCATTATATGGACGAAAAATTTGACGAAGACCGTGATGAACTTCTTATGTCTTTAAATAAAGAGGGGAATGTGTCCCATATTATGAATATCGGATATGATATTCCTTCTTCGTACAAAGTGGCAGAGTTAGCAGACAAGTTTCCGTTTTGTTACGGTGCAGTAGGTGTGCACCCTCACGATGCAGACTCGGTTAAAATGTCCGATTATGATATTTTAAGAAAACTTTGTGAAAATGAAAAAATAGTTGCAATAGGCGAAACGGGTCTTGACTATTATTATGACAACTCGGAAAGAGAAAGGCAAAAAGAAGAGTTTGCAAATCATCTTGATTTAGCATACGAACTTAAATTGCCTGTCGTAATCCACGAAAGAGAAGCAGTAAAGGATACTCTTGATATAATTTTAGAAAGAGATAATATTGGAGTTTTTCATTGCTTTTCGGGTAGTGTTGAAACTGCAAAAATTATTTTAAATAAAGGATACTATGTTTCTTTTGCAGGACCTGTTACTTTTAAAAATGCAAAGTATGTTAAAGAGGTTGCAAAATATGTTCCGTCTGATCGTTTCTTAATAGAAACCGATTGCCCTTATCTTGCTCCCGTTCCTAAAAGAGGAGAGAGAAACAACTCTTTTAATTTAAAATATATTGTAAAAGAAATTGCAGATTTAAGAGGGGACAACGAGGAAAATATTGCAAAGTTAAGTATGGAAAATGCAAAAAGGTTATTTGGAGTAAAATAATGCTTACAAAAAGACTTGAAACGATAAAAAATCTTGTTAACAATTCAAAAATCACAGTAGATGTGGGAACTGACCATGGTTATGTTCCCATATCTTTAATAACGGAAAAAAGAGCATTAAAAGTTATTGCCTGTGATATAAACAAAGGACCTCTTAATAACGCAAGAGCCAATATACAAAAAGCAGGACTTTTAGAAAAAATTGAACTTCGTTTAGGCGGAGGGCTTGTTCCTTGCGAAACGGGCGAAGCGGATACTGTAATCATTGCAGGAATGGGCGGAATTTTAATAAAGGATATATTGGAAGAAAGTTACATAAAGGCTCAAAGTGCAGAAAAACTTATTCTCCAGCCTATGAATTCCCAGGATATTTTAAGAGAATATCTTATAAATAATAACTTTTCTATTAAAAATGAGCATTTAGCGATAGAGGGAGAAAAAATCTATAACATAATGGAAGTTGTTCCGAAAAAAGAAACAAAAGATTATTTTAAAG
Coding sequences:
- a CDS encoding DUF4145 domain-containing protein, which encodes MTNFDFLKSDPQFATFSDVAISAEKILNIDVAASVVNCRRAMEFAVKWMYSVDKDLEMPYDTTLVALMSTEEFRDVVGSDLLFRMTYIRKRGNEAAHSGNKVTLEQAKLCVENLYIFMDFVACCYSEKYNEIITPFDKALLEKPGEDVPDKQKELDFEKLVAENKALKDELTARRTEQQQTYVPKPLDLSEFKTRKIYIDTMLQDAGWVENDTWENEVELPGMPNKSEVGYADYVLYDDTHKPLAVIEAKKTCVDVSKGRQQAKLYADILEKQYGRRPVIFLTNGFETRIDDGRYPERKVATIYSKRDLEKMFNLRKTRTSLKNAMVDKNIAGRYYQEGAIKAVCDSLDIKNRRKALLVMATGSGKTRTVIALCKVLAEHNWIKNILFLADRNSLVTQAKRAFVNLYKDLSVTNLCEEKDNFSARCVFSTYQTMYNCIDEIKDDEGKLFTSGHFDLVICDEAHRSIYNKYRDIFNYFDAPLVGLTATPKDEIDKNTYEIFELENGVPTYGYELAEAVKDGYLVDYISIETKLKFLEEGISYNELSDEEKEEYENKFTDENGELPDHINNTALNEWIFNEDTIKQVLHTLMTDGIKVNYGETLGKTIIFAKNHDHAEKIFEVFGKEYPHLVGYAKVIDNYIKYAQSAIDEFSEGDKLPRIAISVDMLDTGIDVPEVLNLVFFKKVMSKAKFWQMIGRGTRLCPNLLDGEDKKKFYIFDFCNNFAFFRMHKGKPTANQLALQGAIFNLKAQIAFKLQDIAYQTKDLIAFRKSLIDEMVAKVQELNKDNFAVKQHLKYVELYANKENYNALTYEDTLIMGEELAPLINPDEDEVSAVRFDALMYGIELAYLIGKKYTRARKDLAKKVAAIASVANIPEIAAKSELIDKILNTDYVENSGINEFEYIRTSLRDLMKYIPIIDRTTYTTHFVDDILSVEWNEAELESDDLKNYKAKAEYYVRKHQDESVIAKLKSNIPLTKDDILMLEKILWNEVGTKDEYTAEYGEKPLGEFVREIVGLDMNAAKEAFSEFLNNANLDSRQIYFVNQIVEYIVHNGMMKDLSVLQDSPFTDRGSVVEVFTDLSVWARIRKVIESINMNAAA
- a CDS encoding Fic family protein, with amino-acid sequence MIKVSITNDILKKISTIDENRFFIRTIELPQLIKNRLRKNSKKKSSYASNKIEGNPLTETQAYEVMERDKHKHFLKPEQEIRNYFLALNLLEEKLKTKTPFSKELILEVQEMVEKGASKEKIGIRGAMPAGMLFAVYDSESGAPEYIPPQHTEIPTLLDELVEYVNTTDDHPLIIAAVVHYQLVTIHPFEDGNGRTARLISGYLLDLYGYGFNGIGSLEEYFAYNSDEYYSSLQMGLPALYYSGRDNPPHPEIWINYFLRMMELYSGKVCELSKASADDKLDGSLSYLNTKEKDFLAYLIESRMFEFTPIEVSKKLGCTNKTIINRCAKLTSNGFLIPNIIKERVRSYSLSNFSKNNEKQILSKIKG
- the metG gene encoding methionine--tRNA ligase, which produces MKEKFYITTAIAYASRKPHIGNTYEIVLSDAIARYKRMLGYDVYFLTGTDEHGQKIQLEAEKQGINPQKYVDNVADEIKTIWDLMNTTYDQFIRTTNPKHKETVQKIFKKLYEKGDIYKGEYEGHYCTPCESFFTKTQLVDGKCPDCGREVTLTKEEAYFFKMSKYADKLIEYIETHPDFIVPESRKKEMVNNFLKAGLQDLCVSRTSFSWGIPVTFDDGHVIYVWIDALSNYITALGYDPENPSELFNKNWPCDVHVIGKDILRFHTIYWPIMLMALDLPMPKQIFGHPWLLSGDDKMSKSKGNVMYADDLVRHFGVDGIRFYLLSEMPYAQDGTISYDNIIARYNSELANTLGNLVNRSIAMVNKYFGGVVTKSSYEDEFSCDLKECALKTVKNVTDKMNEFKVSDALSEIFNLLRRSNKYIDETTPWVLAKNEEDKDKLNACLYNLIETIRISAVLLSSFMPETSENILSQLNVKEYDYESILTFGAIENGHKVSEGTPLFARIDEAKKLEEIEKEIDKNSVKLPEFKEEIEFSDFEKLDLRVAKVLNCEKVEKADKLLKFTLDVGGATRTIVSGIAKFYKPEDLIGKNVVIIANLKPVKLRGIMSEGMILSTDDNGQIKIVEIDKSVNSGAIVC
- a CDS encoding TatD family deoxyribonuclease; translation: MLEFFDSHAHYMDEKFDEDRDELLMSLNKEGNVSHIMNIGYDIPSSYKVAELADKFPFCYGAVGVHPHDADSVKMSDYDILRKLCENEKIVAIGETGLDYYYDNSERERQKEEFANHLDLAYELKLPVVIHEREAVKDTLDIILERDNIGVFHCFSGSVETAKIILNKGYYVSFAGPVTFKNAKYVKEVAKYVPSDRFLIETDCPYLAPVPKRGERNNSFNLKYIVKEIADLRGDNEENIAKLSMENAKRLFGVK
- a CDS encoding SAM-dependent methyltransferase, with protein sequence MLTKRLETIKNLVNNSKITVDVGTDHGYVPISLITEKRALKVIACDINKGPLNNARANIQKAGLLEKIELRLGGGLVPCETGEADTVIIAGMGGILIKDILEESYIKAQSAEKLILQPMNSQDILREYLINNNFSIKNEHLAIEGEKIYNIMEVVPKKETKDYFKESFVNFGNPQNFEKNEQFKIYTEKNIKRIERVLTNLKKAKKYDENEVEKLKNILAELEEYYA